Proteins encoded together in one Miscanthus floridulus cultivar M001 chromosome 16, ASM1932011v1, whole genome shotgun sequence window:
- the LOC136514436 gene encoding WRKY transcription factor 55-like, translating into MHVLAAHPAAAPPLALLACVLDHRYSTKELRRPPTMDDVLRQIDEGFRLARELMEELPAAQNEPTYLADRCHGIVQAYVAAIRMLHPHGGTEDASSSPPPLRPPHPPPHFGGDGSGRGQHDHVIPQLDLLRPFFGGAPSPSAPSSFPHNLGRLLAESSFINTAPVVDAFGTGTSSGGPVRRQASSSRSSPPVQPRQQHRRRRESGERMTIMVPVQRTGNTDLPPDDGYTWRKYGQKDILGSRFPRSYYRCTHKNYYGCEAKKKVQRLDDDPFTYEVTYCGNHTCLTSTTPLLTLPAGPATAASTVANKLTNSPTGSATTVLAAGQDPFMAAAEHPAPALSTAIQLGISWMPSALVGSSAAEGSSTQVNVNVPASGRDTSEYPVMDLADAMFNSGSSGGSSMDAIFPAHHDRRDT; encoded by the exons ATGCACGTCCTTGCAGCCCacccagcagcagctcctccactCGCGCTGCTTGCTTGCGTTCTCGACCACCGCTACAGCACAAAGGAGCTGAGACGACCGCCGACCATGGACGACGTGCTGCGGCAGATCGACGAGGGGTTCCGCCTCGCCAGGGAGCTGATGGAGGAGCTCCCCGCGGCCCAGAATGAGCCGACCTACCTCGCCGACCGCTGCCACGGCATTGTCCAAGCCTACGTCGCGGCCATCCGCATGCTTCACCCGCACGGCGGCACGGAAGACGCGTCATCGTCCCCACCGCCGCTTcggcctcctcatcctcctcctcactTCGGCGGCGATGGTAGTGGAAGAGGCCAGCACGACCACGtcatccctcagctggacctcctCCGCCCGTTCTTCGGCGGTGCTCCTTCTCCTTCGGCGCCGTCGTCGTTCCCGCACAACCTCGGGCGCCTGCTGGCAGAGTCATCGTTCATCAACACCGCGCCCGTGGTTGACGCGTTCGGCACCGGCACATCGTCAGGCGGGCCGGTCAGGCGGCAGGCTTCATCGTCGCGGTCCTCACCGCCGGTCCAGCCGCGGCAGCAGCACAGGAGGAG GAGAGAGAGTGGTGAGAGGATGACAATAATGGTTCCGGTACAGCGGACGGGCAACACAGATCTGCCACCGGACGATGGCTACACGTGGCGCAAGTATGGCCAGAAGGATATACTGGGATCCAGATTTCCAAG GAGCTACTACAGGTGCACTCACAAGAACTACTACGGGTGCGAGGCGAAGAAGAAGGTGCAGCGCCTAGACGACGACCCGTTCACGTACGAGGTCACCTACTGCGGCAACCACACCTGCCTCACCTCCACGACGCCGCTCCTTACCCTCCCAGCAGGCCCCGCTACTGCAGCCTCAACTGTCGCCAACAAGCTAACGAACTCCCCGACTGGTTCAGCAACGACAGTCCTCGCCGCCGGTCAGGACCCCTTCATGGCGGCCGCTGAGCATCCTGCACCGGCGCTGTCGACAGCCATCCAGCTCGGCATCAGCTGGATGCCATCAGCCCTCGTTGGCTCCAGTGCCGCCGAGGGAAGCAGCACTCAGGTGAACGTGAACGTGCCCGCCTCAGGAAGGGACACCTCCGAATACCCGGTTATGGACCTCGCCGATGCCATGTTCAACTCTGGCAGCAGCGGAGGGAGCAGCATGGACGCCATCTTCCCTGCTCATCACGATCGACGTGATACCTAG